One genomic region from Leifsonia poae encodes:
- a CDS encoding helix-turn-helix transcriptional regulator, whose protein sequence is MSERAAVPSTTPLFGRDAARETLLLVARRALGQGGAVLVSGEAGLGKTALLADSSDRLEGWTVLRVHADSFESDLSYSTVDRLVRGLNAHGGTRIRTPDPTDEPITIGRLLLDAIDGLASPVCVIVDDAQWVDEASARALRFVVRRLSDQAFLFVAATRPLPNSVVSLFEDVASSTANHARIDLAPLTVADTQELGQFILGHAISRRTATRLTEATQGSPLLLGVLLGQLRETFASALHPAGWDLPVAAITPLSTALTSALEGTDASVREAAVIVAVLRDPLPLPVFGTVAARLHTRVDIPGAVSRGLVRSSESDGVVWVEPAHAILADALTGELPLQRRVEIHRVAAEVLTGHRALRHRVEAADTADPTLVAELLAASRLAADRGQADQAMSYARSAVHLAAAGAEHERALLEIGLLAMRSRMHERIFDLAPAIEALPASTVRDAVLLELRTLTGDVPGALTLALALEATPATTPDERAISAHVSEAIPKVLMAMRDFGAVVEHLDIGRRRIAEAPADPAEVADPALRWLAQPRDDLIRLLGWTLIAAAHTRRSDLVGSLVGELDELLDGVASPAAVDALVDRARVFVIAGDIDRARTDLARANALLRQFPSSWTAGFARTIYSHVLFLVGEWDESVTLADAAVALALDETDLSAWPIALTVSTLVRAGRGESDAVDERLASASRARTSIAGSYDGDIPHLSRAEVARALGRPEAQLDATREAEAAATGASTLGWLSYRVDALASLGRAAEARAAYEQCADVRRPWRPYYGSLGWLEGRVREAEGDLTGASAAYLASIDDPASSRFPIPHAVASLDAGRLLAARGQRDAARTLLESASTIFRRVGAAGYLARSTRLLDGLADDERQHAEVAEHHDPFAPLTTRERQVAHALAAGMTNKEIAERLYVSVTTVNFHVRNILAKLELTSRRDLRKLTSVARGLHAGSPRRGDATRPAERPGRAEGERLRER, encoded by the coding sequence GTGAGCGAGCGAGCTGCTGTGCCGTCGACGACCCCGCTTTTCGGGCGCGACGCCGCCCGCGAGACTCTTCTGCTGGTGGCCCGACGGGCCCTCGGCCAGGGCGGCGCCGTGCTGGTCAGCGGCGAAGCCGGTCTGGGCAAGACCGCGCTGCTCGCGGATTCGTCCGACCGGCTCGAAGGGTGGACGGTTCTGCGGGTCCACGCCGACTCGTTCGAATCCGATCTGAGCTATTCGACGGTGGACCGCCTGGTGCGCGGGCTGAACGCGCACGGCGGCACGCGGATCCGCACCCCCGACCCGACGGACGAGCCGATAACCATCGGCCGGCTGCTCCTCGATGCGATCGACGGGCTCGCCTCCCCGGTCTGCGTGATCGTCGACGACGCACAGTGGGTGGACGAGGCGTCTGCCCGCGCCCTGCGGTTCGTCGTGCGCCGGCTCAGCGACCAGGCGTTCCTGTTCGTCGCCGCCACACGTCCGCTCCCGAACAGTGTCGTCTCCCTCTTCGAGGATGTGGCGTCGAGCACGGCCAACCATGCCCGCATCGACCTCGCCCCGCTCACGGTGGCGGACACGCAGGAGCTCGGGCAGTTCATCCTCGGTCATGCCATCTCACGGCGCACCGCCACGCGACTCACTGAGGCGACGCAGGGGTCCCCTTTGCTGCTCGGTGTGCTGCTCGGTCAGCTGCGCGAGACGTTCGCCTCGGCTCTGCACCCTGCAGGGTGGGACCTCCCTGTCGCGGCGATCACGCCGCTGTCGACCGCTCTCACTTCGGCCCTCGAGGGCACGGATGCGTCGGTGCGCGAAGCCGCGGTTATCGTCGCCGTGCTGCGAGACCCCCTCCCCCTCCCGGTGTTCGGAACCGTCGCCGCCCGCCTGCACACCCGGGTCGACATCCCGGGCGCCGTCTCGCGGGGGCTGGTGCGTTCGAGCGAGAGCGACGGAGTCGTGTGGGTGGAACCGGCTCACGCCATCCTGGCCGACGCCCTCACCGGCGAACTCCCTCTGCAGCGCCGAGTCGAGATCCACCGTGTCGCCGCGGAGGTACTCACCGGGCACCGCGCGCTGCGGCACCGGGTGGAGGCCGCCGACACCGCCGACCCCACACTCGTCGCCGAGCTTCTCGCCGCGAGCAGGCTGGCCGCCGACCGGGGCCAGGCCGACCAAGCGATGAGCTACGCGCGGTCGGCCGTGCACCTCGCCGCCGCGGGTGCCGAACACGAGCGCGCCCTGCTCGAGATCGGCCTGCTCGCCATGCGCAGCCGGATGCACGAGCGCATCTTCGACCTCGCGCCCGCCATCGAGGCCCTCCCCGCGTCCACCGTGCGGGATGCGGTGCTCCTGGAGCTTCGGACCCTCACCGGCGATGTACCCGGCGCCCTCACCCTCGCGCTCGCCTTGGAGGCGACGCCGGCCACCACACCGGACGAGCGGGCGATCAGCGCCCACGTGTCCGAGGCCATCCCGAAGGTGCTGATGGCCATGCGCGACTTCGGCGCGGTGGTCGAGCACCTCGACATCGGGCGTCGCCGCATCGCAGAAGCGCCCGCCGACCCGGCCGAGGTCGCCGACCCGGCGCTGCGTTGGCTGGCCCAACCGCGCGACGACCTCATCCGTCTGCTCGGTTGGACGCTGATCGCGGCGGCGCACACCCGCCGCAGCGACCTCGTCGGCTCGCTGGTGGGCGAACTCGACGAGCTCCTCGACGGAGTGGCGTCGCCCGCAGCCGTCGACGCGCTCGTCGACCGCGCGCGCGTTTTCGTGATCGCAGGCGACATCGACCGCGCCCGCACCGACCTCGCCCGCGCCAACGCCCTGCTGCGCCAGTTCCCATCGAGCTGGACCGCCGGCTTCGCCCGCACCATCTACTCCCACGTGCTGTTCCTGGTCGGCGAGTGGGACGAGTCGGTCACCCTGGCTGACGCCGCTGTGGCGCTCGCCCTCGACGAGACCGACCTCTCGGCCTGGCCGATCGCACTCACCGTCTCCACCCTCGTGCGCGCCGGCCGCGGCGAGAGCGATGCCGTCGACGAGCGGCTCGCCTCAGCCTCACGCGCCCGCACGAGCATCGCCGGATCGTACGACGGCGACATCCCGCATCTGTCCCGGGCCGAGGTCGCCCGCGCCCTCGGCCGGCCGGAGGCGCAACTCGACGCCACCCGGGAGGCGGAGGCCGCCGCCACCGGCGCCTCAACGCTGGGCTGGCTCAGCTATCGGGTCGACGCCCTGGCCTCGCTCGGACGCGCCGCCGAAGCCCGTGCGGCCTATGAGCAGTGCGCGGACGTGAGACGGCCGTGGCGCCCCTACTACGGATCCCTCGGTTGGCTGGAGGGGCGAGTGCGCGAGGCCGAAGGCGACCTCACCGGCGCCTCGGCCGCCTACCTCGCCTCGATCGACGATCCGGCATCCTCGCGCTTCCCCATCCCGCACGCCGTCGCGTCGCTCGACGCAGGCCGGCTGCTCGCCGCGCGCGGCCAACGCGACGCGGCGCGCACGCTGCTGGAGAGCGCGTCGACGATCTTCCGTCGGGTCGGGGCCGCCGGCTACCTGGCACGCAGCACCCGTCTGCTCGACGGTCTGGCCGACGACGAACGCCAGCACGCCGAGGTCGCCGAACACCACGACCCGTTCGCGCCGCTCACCACCCGGGAACGGCAGGTGGCGCACGCCCTCGCTGCGGGGATGACGAACAAAGAGATCGCCGAACGCCTCTATGTGTCGGTGACCACCGTCAACTTCCACGTGCGCAACATCCTCGCCAAGCTGGAACTCACCTCGCGCCGCGATCTGCGCAAACTGACCAGCGTCGCGCGGGGACTCCACGCTGGAAGTCCCCGCCGCGGCGATGCCACACGGCCGGCTGAACGCCCGGGCCGAGCCGAGGGCGAGCGCCTGCGCGAACGGTGA
- a CDS encoding glycosyltransferase, with protein sequence MRLSRLKRLPSRVKRAARFEIHAYWRRRPLVVGSVLYESFSGNGMLDNPEAIFRELLAAPDLSHLTHIWALSDLHQYRAAVEEFANDPRVTFVRYGSAAYYRALATSQYLVNNATFPPDFGKRPGQVYLNTWHGTPLKRMGYDIDDGALATANIVRNFVAADYLLAANAFMADQMYESAYKLTGIYRGTIVEEGYPRIDRQFLDDAGRAAALERLHRAGVPLGDRKVILYAPTWKGASFGRPTDDLDEILEHIATIEAHIDTSRYVVLLKTHQIVHSLAKHRPELKRMLVPNEIPTNIVLGVTDTLITDYSSIFFDFLQTGRPILFFTPDLADYVGTRGLYFEPEEWPGPAHASAREIGEELARIAADGDRVPAAWGERYVAMQRRFTPHEDGDAAARVVDIVFRGVREGYRTRTDLADDGRASILLYLGGMRPNGITTSALNLLNNIDHTRYDVSAFFAQSRSQATIAKQQQVHPAVRQFPRVGGMNGAKVRQLARHLHYRRGRIADHGVVPSQNKLWDDEWNRCFGDSRFDYVVDFSGYGPFWAALLLHSPPAERSIWLHNDLAADAHREVGGEKRMLHSLTQLFSLYPQFDHLVSVSPTLAEINREALAEYAEPGTFVAALNTVDADHILENAKADLHKITFDEETGTVPDWAEALLADDDVTTFVNVGRLSPEKNQSRLVRAFAEVHAVHPATRLVIVGSGPLEGDLLKLIASLNLEGSVFLTGMQRNPHAIMARADCFVLSSDYEGQPMVILEALVLGLPIVTVEFASAKNALPAGSGLVVPQSDRGVADGLEAFLRGDVPASAFDYAAYNRKATSQFYLAIGASSS encoded by the coding sequence ATGAGACTCTCCCGCCTGAAACGCCTGCCGTCCCGGGTCAAACGCGCAGCACGGTTCGAAATCCACGCGTACTGGCGCCGTCGGCCCCTCGTCGTCGGATCGGTTCTCTACGAATCGTTCTCCGGCAACGGGATGCTCGACAATCCCGAGGCGATCTTCCGCGAGCTCCTCGCCGCCCCGGATCTCTCCCACCTCACCCACATCTGGGCGTTGTCAGATCTGCACCAGTACCGCGCCGCGGTCGAGGAATTCGCGAACGACCCTCGGGTGACGTTCGTGCGGTACGGCTCGGCCGCGTACTACCGGGCACTCGCGACCAGTCAGTACCTCGTGAACAACGCGACGTTCCCTCCCGACTTCGGCAAACGCCCCGGACAGGTCTATCTGAACACCTGGCACGGAACACCGCTGAAGCGAATGGGCTACGACATCGACGACGGCGCTCTCGCCACGGCGAACATCGTGCGCAACTTCGTGGCCGCCGACTATCTGCTCGCCGCGAATGCGTTCATGGCCGATCAGATGTACGAGAGCGCGTACAAGCTCACCGGGATCTATCGGGGCACCATCGTTGAAGAGGGCTACCCGCGCATCGACCGGCAGTTCCTCGACGACGCGGGGCGTGCAGCCGCCCTGGAGCGTCTGCACCGCGCCGGCGTCCCGCTCGGCGACCGCAAGGTGATCCTCTACGCGCCCACCTGGAAGGGCGCCTCGTTCGGTCGCCCCACCGACGACCTCGACGAGATCCTCGAGCACATCGCCACGATCGAGGCGCACATCGACACGAGCCGGTACGTGGTGCTGCTGAAGACGCACCAGATCGTCCACTCCCTCGCCAAGCACCGCCCGGAGCTGAAGCGGATGCTGGTGCCGAACGAGATCCCGACGAATATCGTGCTCGGGGTCACCGACACACTGATCACGGACTACTCGAGCATCTTCTTCGACTTCCTGCAGACCGGGCGTCCCATCCTGTTCTTCACGCCGGATCTCGCCGACTACGTCGGCACGCGCGGCCTCTACTTCGAGCCGGAGGAGTGGCCGGGGCCGGCGCATGCTTCGGCGCGCGAGATCGGCGAGGAGCTCGCCCGTATCGCCGCCGACGGCGACAGGGTGCCCGCGGCCTGGGGCGAACGCTACGTGGCGATGCAACGACGCTTCACCCCCCACGAAGACGGGGATGCCGCCGCGCGCGTGGTCGACATCGTCTTCCGCGGGGTGCGGGAGGGCTACCGGACCCGCACCGACCTCGCCGACGACGGACGGGCCTCGATCCTGCTCTACCTCGGCGGGATGCGCCCCAACGGCATCACGACGTCGGCCCTCAACCTGCTCAACAACATCGACCACACGCGCTACGACGTGTCGGCGTTCTTCGCCCAGAGCCGCTCGCAGGCCACGATCGCCAAGCAGCAGCAGGTCCATCCCGCTGTGCGCCAGTTCCCGCGGGTCGGCGGCATGAACGGCGCCAAAGTCCGGCAGCTCGCGCGGCACCTCCACTATCGGCGTGGCCGGATCGCCGACCACGGCGTCGTTCCCTCGCAGAACAAGTTGTGGGACGACGAGTGGAACCGTTGCTTCGGCGACAGCCGGTTCGACTACGTGGTCGACTTCTCCGGGTACGGACCGTTCTGGGCCGCCCTGTTGCTGCACTCCCCACCCGCGGAGCGATCGATCTGGCTGCACAACGATCTCGCGGCCGACGCGCACCGCGAGGTGGGTGGCGAAAAGCGGATGCTGCACAGCCTCACGCAGCTGTTCAGCCTGTACCCGCAGTTCGACCACCTGGTCTCCGTCTCTCCCACGCTCGCCGAGATCAACCGGGAAGCGCTCGCCGAGTACGCCGAACCCGGCACGTTCGTCGCCGCACTGAACACGGTCGACGCCGATCACATCCTCGAGAACGCGAAGGCGGATCTGCACAAGATCACCTTCGACGAGGAGACCGGAACGGTTCCCGACTGGGCCGAAGCCCTGCTCGCCGACGACGACGTCACCACCTTCGTCAACGTCGGTCGGCTCTCCCCCGAGAAGAACCAGTCCCGGCTGGTGCGCGCCTTCGCCGAGGTGCACGCCGTGCACCCCGCTACGCGTTTGGTGATCGTCGGTTCCGGCCCCTTGGAGGGCGACCTGTTGAAGCTGATCGCCTCGCTGAACCTCGAGGGCTCAGTTTTCCTCACGGGCATGCAGCGGAATCCGCATGCGATCATGGCCCGCGCAGACTGCTTCGTGCTCTCAAGCGACTACGAGGGTCAGCCGATGGTCATCCTCGAGGCGCTCGTGCTCGGCCTCCCGATCGTCACCGTGGAGTTCGCCTCCGCCAAGAACGCGCTCCCCGCCGGATCCGGCCTGGTCGTTCCGCAGAGCGACCGCGGAGTGGCCGACGGCCTGGAGGCGTTCCTCCGCGGCGACGTACCGGCCAGCGCCTTCGATTACGCCGCCTACAACCGCAAAGCCACCTCCCAGTTCTACCTCGCCATCGGAGCCTCCTCCTCCTGA
- the glmU gene encoding bifunctional UDP-N-acetylglucosamine diphosphorylase/glucosamine-1-phosphate N-acetyltransferase GlmU, with amino-acid sequence MTDKNLAIVVLAAGQGTRMKSATPKLLHPLAGVPIVGHVLATVEELDAAHVISVVRFERDKLVEVISADLPESVIVDQDEVPGTGRAVELAVAALPADFSGDVLVVNGDVPLLDAETLRGLIATHRSGSAAATILSSFPADAAGYGRIVRTDAGHLDRIVEHKDANEAERAIGEINAGIYLFGLAQLRDQLAALTTDNAQGEKYLTDVIGLLRTAGFDVDALPVAESWLVEGINDRAQLSDAAARLNALLVRTWQLAGVTVQDPATTWIDVKAKLAPDVTLLPGTQIRGATVVESGAEIGPDTTLVDCEIGAGATVKRTDATLAVIGAGATVGPFAYLRPGTVLGADGKIGTFVETKNATIGAGTKLAHFNYVGDATVGEKTNLGAGVITANYDGVNKHRTEIGSHVRASTNTVFVAPVRMGDGAYTGAGTVVRKDVPAGALALTVAPQRNIEGWVAQKRPGTDAAKAAEESGE; translated from the coding sequence ATGACCGACAAGAACCTCGCCATCGTCGTCCTCGCGGCCGGCCAGGGAACCCGGATGAAGTCCGCCACTCCGAAGCTCTTGCACCCTCTCGCCGGCGTGCCGATCGTCGGCCATGTGCTCGCGACCGTGGAGGAGCTGGACGCGGCGCACGTGATCTCGGTGGTGCGGTTCGAGCGCGACAAGCTTGTCGAGGTCATCTCGGCCGACCTTCCCGAGAGCGTGATCGTCGATCAGGATGAGGTCCCTGGCACCGGCCGTGCCGTCGAGCTCGCCGTCGCCGCGCTGCCCGCCGACTTCAGCGGGGATGTGCTGGTGGTCAACGGCGATGTTCCGTTGCTCGACGCCGAGACGCTGCGCGGCCTCATCGCGACACACCGGTCGGGCTCGGCCGCGGCCACCATCCTCTCCTCCTTTCCCGCCGACGCCGCCGGCTACGGGCGCATCGTGCGCACGGATGCCGGCCACCTCGATCGCATCGTGGAGCACAAAGATGCGAACGAAGCCGAGCGCGCCATCGGCGAGATCAACGCGGGAATCTACCTCTTCGGGCTGGCTCAATTGCGCGATCAGCTCGCCGCCCTCACCACCGACAACGCGCAGGGCGAGAAATACCTCACCGATGTGATCGGATTGCTGCGGACGGCGGGCTTCGACGTCGATGCCCTGCCCGTTGCGGAGTCGTGGCTCGTCGAGGGCATCAACGACCGCGCCCAGCTGAGCGACGCGGCGGCCAGGCTCAACGCCTTGCTCGTGCGCACCTGGCAGCTCGCCGGCGTGACGGTGCAAGACCCGGCCACCACCTGGATCGACGTGAAGGCGAAGCTCGCCCCGGATGTCACCCTGCTGCCCGGCACGCAGATCCGCGGGGCGACCGTGGTCGAGTCCGGCGCCGAGATCGGCCCGGACACGACGCTGGTCGACTGCGAGATCGGTGCGGGCGCAACCGTGAAACGCACGGATGCGACCCTCGCGGTCATCGGGGCCGGCGCCACGGTCGGCCCATTCGCCTACCTGCGCCCGGGAACGGTCCTGGGCGCCGACGGAAAGATCGGAACGTTCGTCGAGACGAAGAACGCCACGATCGGAGCCGGCACGAAGCTCGCGCATTTCAACTACGTGGGTGATGCGACGGTGGGCGAGAAGACGAACCTCGGGGCCGGGGTGATCACCGCCAACTACGACGGGGTGAACAAACACCGCACCGAGATCGGGTCGCATGTGCGGGCCAGCACGAACACCGTGTTCGTCGCGCCCGTTAGGATGGGTGACGGAGCGTACACCGGAGCCGGAACCGTCGTCCGCAAGGACGTCCCGGCGGGAGCGCTCGCCCTCACGGTGGCTCCACAACGCAACATCGAAGGTTGGGTCGCGCAGAAGCGACCGGGCACCGACGCCGCCAAAGCTGCGGAAGAGAGCGGAGAGTAA
- a CDS encoding MarR family winged helix-turn-helix transcriptional regulator, which yields MPDAHDEVDRIVDSWLRERPDLDFSPLQVLSRVARLARHLDRARRTAFDRSDLESWEFDVLAALRRAGAPYQLSPKALLQQTLVSSGTMTNRIDRLVSRGLVHRRTDPNDGRGILVQMTPQGLSRVDAAITRLVDAESDLLSSLSPTDQERLAVLLRKLSLDFDEES from the coding sequence ATGCCTGACGCACACGACGAGGTCGACCGCATCGTTGACTCCTGGCTGCGCGAACGCCCCGACCTGGACTTCTCGCCGCTGCAAGTGCTCTCCCGCGTGGCCCGGCTCGCGCGCCACCTCGACCGCGCCCGCCGCACGGCCTTCGACCGCTCCGACCTCGAGTCGTGGGAGTTCGACGTGCTCGCCGCTCTCCGCCGCGCCGGTGCGCCCTACCAGCTGAGCCCGAAGGCCCTGCTCCAGCAGACGCTGGTCTCCAGCGGAACGATGACCAATCGCATCGACCGTCTCGTCTCCCGCGGCCTCGTGCACCGGCGCACCGACCCCAACGACGGCCGCGGCATCCTCGTGCAGATGACCCCGCAGGGGCTCAGCCGGGTGGATGCCGCGATCACCCGCCTGGTCGATGCCGAATCCGACCTCCTCTCCTCGCTCTCCCCCACCGACCAGGAACGTCTCGCGGTGCTGCTGCGCAAACTCAGCCTCGACTTCGATGAGGAGTCGTAG
- a CDS encoding ABC-F family ATP-binding cassette domain-containing protein, translating to MAHLLGAEALHLEYPTKVVFDSVTLGVNEGDRVGIVGRNGDGKSSLLAMLAGRRQPDSGRVTARKGVRMGVLDQADTLDEAQTVAEAVVGDAPEYEWAGDARTRDVIRGLLADIPWDAPLAPLSGGQRRRVALAALLVGEWDILALDEPTNHLDVEAITWLAAHLKQRWSANSGGLLVVTHDRWFLDEISTATWEVHDRIVEPFEGGYAAYILQRVERDRMSATMEAKRQNLARKELAWLRRGAPARSTKPKFRIDAANQLIEDVPEIRDTVSLQSLAVSRLGKDVVDLLDASVSYDDKTVLRDVEWRIAPGERTGILGVNGAGKSTLLGLVGGTVHPTSGRVKRGKTVKVATLTQRLDELEDHLTSPVRTVISNLRTSYTIGSGSKAQELTPGQLLEQLGFTSAQLSTPVKDLSGGQKRRLQLLLILLDQPNVLILDEPTNDLDTDMLAAIEDLLDSWPGTLLVVSHDRYFLERVTDQQYAILDGKLRHLPGGVDEYLRLRVLQESTPAAVTSAAGSAAAPAAPRLGSAELRSAQKELASLERRLGKLQSQIDASKTALAEHDQSDYLGLAAKTEAIGTVEREAEDLELRWFELTELIG from the coding sequence ATGGCACATCTATTGGGGGCGGAAGCCCTGCATCTCGAGTACCCGACGAAAGTCGTCTTCGATTCGGTGACTCTGGGAGTGAACGAGGGCGACCGCGTCGGCATCGTCGGACGCAACGGCGACGGCAAGTCGAGCCTGCTCGCCATGCTGGCCGGTCGCCGTCAGCCCGACTCGGGGCGTGTCACCGCGCGTAAAGGCGTCCGCATGGGCGTGCTCGACCAGGCCGACACTCTCGACGAGGCGCAGACGGTCGCCGAGGCCGTCGTGGGAGACGCCCCCGAATACGAGTGGGCCGGGGATGCGCGCACCCGCGACGTGATCCGCGGGCTCCTCGCTGACATCCCCTGGGATGCGCCGCTCGCACCTCTCAGCGGCGGGCAGCGCCGCCGGGTCGCGCTGGCCGCCCTGCTCGTCGGCGAATGGGACATCCTCGCCCTCGATGAGCCGACCAACCATTTGGACGTCGAAGCGATCACCTGGCTCGCCGCGCATCTGAAGCAGCGCTGGTCGGCGAACTCCGGTGGACTGCTCGTCGTCACCCACGACCGGTGGTTCCTCGACGAGATCTCCACCGCCACCTGGGAGGTGCACGACCGCATCGTCGAGCCGTTCGAGGGTGGCTATGCGGCGTACATCCTGCAGCGCGTCGAGCGGGACAGGATGAGCGCGACGATGGAAGCGAAACGGCAGAACCTCGCCCGCAAAGAGCTCGCCTGGCTTCGCCGCGGAGCGCCCGCGCGCAGCACGAAACCCAAGTTCCGCATCGACGCGGCGAACCAGCTCATCGAGGATGTGCCGGAGATCCGCGACACGGTGTCGCTGCAGTCGCTGGCGGTGTCGCGCCTCGGCAAAGATGTGGTCGACCTCCTGGACGCCTCCGTCAGCTACGACGACAAGACCGTGCTGCGCGACGTGGAGTGGCGCATCGCCCCCGGGGAGCGCACCGGCATCCTCGGGGTGAACGGCGCCGGGAAGTCGACGCTGCTCGGACTCGTCGGCGGCACCGTGCATCCGACGTCCGGTCGTGTCAAACGGGGCAAGACGGTGAAAGTCGCCACCCTCACCCAGCGACTCGACGAACTCGAAGACCACCTGACCTCGCCTGTGCGCACCGTCATCTCGAATCTGCGCACGAGCTACACGATCGGATCCGGTTCGAAAGCACAGGAGCTCACGCCGGGTCAGCTGCTGGAGCAGCTCGGGTTCACCTCCGCCCAGCTCTCCACACCGGTCAAAGACCTCTCCGGCGGCCAGAAACGCCGCCTGCAGCTCTTGCTGATCCTGCTCGACCAGCCGAATGTGCTCATCCTGGACGAGCCGACGAACGACCTCGACACCGATATGCTCGCGGCGATCGAAGACCTGCTCGACTCCTGGCCCGGCACCCTGCTCGTGGTCTCCCACGACCGCTACTTCCTGGAGCGGGTGACCGACCAGCAGTATGCGATCCTCGACGGCAAGCTGCGCCACCTTCCCGGCGGAGTGGATGAGTACCTGCGGCTGCGAGTCCTGCAGGAATCGACCCCCGCTGCAGTGACGTCGGCCGCAGGTTCCGCCGCCGCCCCGGCCGCGCCCCGGCTGGGCAGCGCCGAACTGCGCTCCGCCCAGAAGGAGCTCGCCTCCCTGGAGCGACGGCTCGGCAAGCTGCAGAGCCAGATCGACGCCTCGAAGACGGCGCTCGCCGAACACGACCAATCCGACTACCTGGGCTTGGCGGCGAAGACCGAGGCGATCGGCACGGTGGAGCGCGAGGCCGAAGACCTCGAACTCCGCTGGTTCGAGCTCACCGAACTGATCGGCTGA
- a CDS encoding acyl-CoA dehydrogenase family protein gives MPTHEVTNQPPPRVDVDEFAANIPLVEAVERSAAWALTELGEVGRLVGSARFQEDAVRASVNEPVLRAFDRWGDRVDEVDYDPSYHRVIAEAVAAGAHTSAWAHPRAGANAARAATFMLFAQVEPGHACPVSMTHAAVPALAASPQLAAEWLPRLMSREYDGRLAAGKTSALFGMAMTEKQGGSDVRANTTRAVALGDGRYSLTGHKWFCSAPMSDGFLVLAQADAGLSCFLVPRVLEDGTRNVFLLQRLKDKLGNRSNASSEVEFDGTTGHLLGEEGRGVRTILEMVNRTRLDCIFGSAAGMRQCVAEAAWHVRHRRAFGKLLVDQPAMEAVLADLSLESEAATAVALRLARAHDDDAPDSDRAFRRLATAVTKYWVCKRGPGHAYEAMECLGGNGYTEAFPLARRYREQPVMAVWEGSGTVIALDVLRALTREPASAEAFDLELEAARGIHPLFDAHHDRVRARLRELPALEPADAQATVRSLVAALAVALQASLLLRHAPSAVGEAFAVTRLGPDRGAQYGELPSGVPTRSLLARA, from the coding sequence ATGCCCACCCACGAGGTCACCAATCAGCCGCCGCCGAGGGTCGACGTCGACGAGTTCGCCGCAAACATCCCGCTGGTCGAGGCCGTCGAACGCAGCGCGGCCTGGGCACTGACGGAGCTCGGCGAGGTCGGTCGGCTGGTGGGGAGCGCCCGGTTCCAGGAGGATGCCGTGCGGGCCAGCGTGAACGAGCCCGTGCTGCGTGCGTTCGACCGCTGGGGTGATCGGGTGGACGAGGTCGACTACGATCCGTCGTATCACCGCGTGATCGCCGAGGCCGTTGCGGCCGGTGCGCACACCTCGGCGTGGGCGCATCCGCGAGCCGGGGCGAATGCCGCTCGGGCCGCGACGTTCATGCTGTTCGCCCAGGTCGAGCCGGGGCACGCCTGCCCCGTGTCGATGACCCACGCGGCGGTGCCCGCGTTGGCGGCGTCCCCGCAGCTCGCCGCCGAGTGGCTGCCACGTCTGATGAGTCGTGAATACGACGGTCGCCTGGCCGCGGGCAAGACATCCGCGCTCTTCGGCATGGCAATGACCGAGAAACAGGGCGGCTCGGATGTGCGGGCCAACACCACCCGCGCGGTGGCGCTGGGCGACGGCCGATACTCCCTCACCGGGCACAAATGGTTCTGCTCCGCGCCCATGTCAGACGGCTTCCTGGTTCTCGCGCAGGCGGATGCGGGCCTGAGCTGCTTCCTGGTTCCCCGCGTGCTGGAAGACGGGACGCGCAACGTCTTCCTCCTGCAGCGACTCAAAGACAAACTCGGCAACCGGTCGAATGCGTCGAGTGAAGTCGAGTTCGACGGCACGACCGGGCACCTCCTCGGCGAGGAGGGACGGGGTGTGCGCACCATCCTCGAAATGGTGAATCGCACCCGGCTCGACTGCATTTTCGGCAGCGCCGCCGGGATGCGGCAGTGCGTCGCCGAGGCCGCCTGGCACGTTCGGCACCGCCGGGCGTTCGGAAAGCTTCTCGTCGACCAGCCGGCCATGGAGGCCGTGCTCGCCGACCTCTCTCTCGAATCGGAGGCTGCGACCGCCGTTGCGCTGCGCCTCGCCCGCGCGCACGACGACGACGCCCCCGACAGCGATCGTGCGTTCCGCCGGCTGGCGACGGCTGTCACCAAGTATTGGGTGTGCAAACGAGGGCCGGGCCACGCCTACGAGGCGATGGAATGTCTCGGAGGGAACGGCTACACCGAGGCGTTCCCGCTCGCCCGCCGCTACCGCGAACAGCCGGTGATGGCCGTCTGGGAGGGTTCGGGCACGGTGATCGCGCTCGACGTGCTGCGGGCGCTCACCCGCGAACCCGCCAGCGCCGAGGCCTTCGACCTGGAGCTCGAGGCGGCCCGCGGCATCCATCCCCTGTTCGACGCCCACCACGATCGTGTGCGCGCCCGACTGCGGGAGCTGCCCGCCCTCGAGCCGGCGGATGCTCAGGCGACCGTGCGCTCGCTCGTCGCCGCGCTGGCCGTCGCCCTACAGGCCTCGCTGCTGTTGCGCCACGCTCCGTCGGCCGTCGGGGAGGCGTTCGCCGTCACGCGCCTCGGCCCCGACCGCGGTGCGCAGTACGGCGAGTTGCCTTCGGGTGTGCCGACACGCTCCCTGCTCGCCCGCGCGTGA